The window TCACACTGCCTCGGGTATTCAAtgtctaaaataaagaatgccttGAAGCAGGCATCGACGGCCTGAAGCAGTGTGTCATGTTCCACAGCCTGACCAGCAATGATGACAAAGGCCTGAGACACATGCTGCGTATCATTTCCCAATGTCAGCACATAGGGGAATGGTCTTGTGGCCTTGGCCTCGTGGAGGTATTCCACCATGTTAGTTCCAGGCtaaaaaacagagaaagaaagcaTAACAAAAAACAGATGAGAAGGAATGCGTGAGTAAGGAACAAATGTCTACCAACGTCAACtgggtgacagtggcacaggagttaagtgcttgccccgtaatcgaaaggttgcgtgtttaagccccgctcagtttatcgctgtcattgtgtccttgggcaagacacttaacaaccCCCCCCCGCCTTTGTCAGTACGcaccagggcagctatggctacccagtgtgtgaatgtgcttgtgaatgggtgaatgactgtgttgtaaagtgccttgggggttcagGGCTCTATAAGATGCTATATCAAATAAAGGTTATTTATCATTTAACTAGTACAGCAGAATAAAAAAAGACATTATGACAAGCATTTTCCTGGTCCTCACAagaaatatttaaagagcaaaatGCAGGTTAAAGACTCCCaggaaccaatgtttagagaaatacAATAGAAACTTGTTCCAATTTTTTTACACATATATAATTTGgacttttagagtcatttttgtgagattttatttttgttttgccaaaccaagtgacgtttgctgagggagtcctgttagtttaatctagtgatgcaccgatatgaaaaatTTTGGGCCGATGCCAATATCCGATATTaacatcactgttatggccgataaccgatatttgccgataccaatatactggcattaatgcttctaaaatcagattttgtatagaatgaaaatttttaaagctgaatttacgttatgtacacaccacacacacatttacagttctgagatgatttcattcactgttcacatgactaaacaatcacacatcacccccccccccccccccccactctctgaaacaggcaaacaaatggagacaagatggaaaaaatattggttgttaatatcggcccggttttatttatcgaaccgatatcgatatgtaaaaaaaaaatgactaccttcggccgataccgatattcatCCCCTGTTTAATCCGGAGAAAAATCTGGATTCTAATGCggttctgacacagaggaaactttaaatgtttataattctacttctaatggaccaaaaccatacagCAAGGTCTGAATGGATTAAAACACAAAAGTGTTAACATATAAATATGTTAACTTCTGAGTCAGTATGGTGTGGCAACGAGGCGATCATTCAGTGGCACTGCAGCCTTGTTTTAAAAGCATAAGATGTTTTTAAAGTGACCAACACAAGCTTGTAGATGACTTGACAATATTTGGAGGTATAGAATAACAAATTTggatatgcgtgcgtgtgtgtgtgcgcgcgcgtgcgtgtgcgtctgCGCACACACATTCATGAGCCAAAGAATAACAGGTATATGTTAATGAAAAGATAAAAGTTTGCCTTTAGATGTACTGGAAGACTTACAGGTTTATGGTCGATGAAGGCCAAGTTACATTCTTCAATGGTGTGGCGAACCATTATAGCACTGTGGCCACGGCCGAGTTTGTAAGCAGTTGGAGGGAGCAAGCATGGCAACTGCCTCAGGCTGAGTTCACCAATGGCATCTGTTGAAGACAATATAGGTGAGAATATAATGTGGAATGGCATACATGTGATTTGTCATTTGGTATCCAAATAACATGAAACCTATGGTAACAGTTACATGCAGCCAATTCCCACCCTGTGGATGGTTATAGTGACATGTCTGTCGCGAACAAAATGGCTCTCAGAGCCAGCTCGTTGATGTGACCGATAGGAGCCGACTCCCTCCTGCAGGAGCCGGAGAGAATGACACAGACTGTACCTGCAGGCTCTAGAGCCGCTAAAAGACTGCAAAATGTGCGCATGTGGTACGCGCGCACCAACACGCACCATAcctctgattgctgtgagacaagGAGGAAGGGGGGTGGTGAGGTTGTGGCGCACCTCCGACCACTCTGAAAGCAGGGAGAGGGATGGCACGCACAAATTGCCAGGGACAAttactacactgaacaaaaatataaatgcaacacttttgtttatgctcccatttttcatgagccgaactcaaacatctgaaaccttATCTACATACACAAAatacccatgactctcaaatactgttctgaaatctgtctgcgtgtgttagtgagcacttttcctttaacaagataatccatcccacctcacaggtgtgacaTATCAAGGGGCTAACTAGACATTATGAATAATgtgcaggtgtgccttagactgggaTTGGGATTATCTTGTTAAAGGAAAAGTGCCTACTAACACACATgtggacagatttcagaacaatatttgaaagTCATGGGTATTTTGTGTTTGTAGATAAAATTCTAGGTGTTTGAGTTCAACTCATGAAAAATGAGAGCAAAAACAGAAGTgtcgcgtttatatttttgttcagtataCATTAAAATGATAGGACCAGTAAACATTGGTGGAGACATATCTGTAAGAGACGAGCACTGCACAGTTTCCCCTACAATGGCTCAGATGTGGTGCTGCGCCACATGCGCTATTACAGAAAGTCCATCACAGCCCAGGTGAGTAATGTGCCCATCAGTTAGACTAGGGGTCTTGTTGCAAGCTTTCGACACCAGTTGGACTAAAATAGCCTAGTGAGGGAGACCAGCCTCATTGGGGAAACCTTACATTGGCACAAACCATATTGACAATTGCAAAGATGGCAAGCAAGAATATATTACCTTGTGTTAACCCATCCAGGGACGAGATCAGCTTTCCCTCCCGTCTTGACAGGTACAGGATTTTCTCCGCATAAATGGGTAGCCAAGTTTCAAACAACTTTGATGAAGCATCCCCATGCAGGATAAGAAAGTCCTGTGCAATGTACAAAATAGGAAACCTTTTTTAAACAAATTCAATGTGGCatactaataaaaaaaacaatcatcGTCATCACatgttaattattatttctctaaacgtaccatgcctttgctcattaggTGAGGGAATTCTTGGAGGATCTGGTAGATGGTCCAATTGTTGTCCCTAATGCACTTGGCCCTGTAGACTGCAGTGTCTTGCATGTAGTCCTGTACCTGACTGAGGGGCTGGCAATTGTTTCTTCACCATTCTTTAAGCTGTGATGCGCGCTCGTCAGATATGGTACactgttaaaaaaaacacaagaatTTGATTCTGACATGCAAACACATACATGATGAAAAATTTTGAACACGTAGATTCCAGTTATTGGGTGAACTTTTTAAAGGGGTCATCACCTGAAATGCTTACCTTTCTATGTTAAAACATGTATATAATGGTTTGATAATGATTGTACACTGGCCTAGAAGCCAATATTTAAAAGAGATTATATATAATCTGAATATTTGTGCTGACTATCCACAACAGAATGATAGTAAAAGTACAAGTAACATTTTTAGATCCatttgtgtcccccccccccccccaactattATCAACATCTCATTCATTGAAAACATTTCCATACTGttttcaaagtactttattttttcttcttaatTTCAAATCCCTTATATAATATATGTAGGGAAGACGTGCCTAAAATGATTTAGCTTGAATGTATCTGAAACAACAAACGCAGCATCTAGTCTGAGTCAGAATCTTCTTTGGGTTTAGGAtgaacctgtctaattactgggaaacTTGTTTTTGACCCAACACTTGAACTCAACTCACCCCCCAAAAAAGAACACAAGCCTCGGGAAACATCAGTTTAGGCTGAACGTGAAAGGAGAAAACCCTGCAAAAGTTCTTCATAGAATACTTTAGTATTTGGAGAGGATTTTGTTTGACTTACGAACTTCAAGCTCCAACCGCTGTGAGATGTTGAAGGAGCAGTAGGAGCAGCACAGCGATACCGGCTACCGCAGTGTTTTGCCTAGCTATCTCCGTGACTGTATTTGATCAAATGACGACTCATGACCCACTAACAAAGATGGTTTGTGAACAGGATGAACACTCCTCCTTTTTCTGAAACCGATTCTTATAGAGAGCGACTGAAACCCGACCAAAGACTCACGTGAACGTTATATTTGGCTTCATAAACGGCAGTTTTCGCCGAAAAGCGTCAAATTTGCAAGTGTGAGATGAATGTATTTTAAACCCACGTCAATActaaccaaatttaagactttaataAGTCGATTTAAGACATTTTAAATACTTTAAGCGTCTTAATTTTCCTTTCATCTCCTTTACCCAGCCGGGAGCTAGCTGGGAGCAATTTCCCGCTCCTCCCCCACACCCCACGACTGTTTCATTAGCCACAGACTACTCATTAGTTCAAATGCAAAGTACAGAAGTTCCACTGGATTTTTTAATGTAAAAAAGTAATCAGAATAGCAGTTTATGAACGACACAGATAAGCTACTGACACTAGAAAAGGCTAAAGACAACCGCTAAATGGCTAGCTAGCTACATTGTTACCCAAACCAACCAACAGAGCCTCAACAACATTCAGATACCAACAGGTAACGCGGCACAGACGTGACGGGAATCAGATAGTAAACACAAACAATACAAACCTCTTATTGTTGATTTACCTCGCAACGAGGATGTTTTCCCCCACTCAGATCGAAGACAAAATGGATCCTGGCGTTGCGTTGTGGAGGATGACTGTAGATGTAATGATGTTCAAACCGGTTCAAACAAGTACAACAACCCAGGTGCTGGGTCAAGTTGCACTAAAATAACCCAAATCTCATTCAAATAACCCAAAATGGGTTACACATTTCATAACCCAGCAGTTGAGTAGATTAAATAACCCAACTGTTGCACAAAAATAACCCAAATCTCATTCAAATAACCCAAAATGGGTTACACATTTCATAACCCAGCAGTTGAGTAGATTAAATAACCCAGCAGTTTTTAGAgagtagtactggcaagtgtagctagaaattaagaaaaggggttgtaatctacctaagatttctgccactgggagtcgaacctgcgcaaaactacatgcCAACCTGCCTCCATAGCCTCTACCCCACCACATCTGATATGAagtaagtggcgttacatgtaattgtcctatccagtgtgtctttggagatgggatgtatggtttattggcggtgtctcagtagaagtcatttcagaaataatttgtcagaaaattcacagaatatccagatttgagaaccaagaccagacccacttcaggggaggagaccaaattgaagctgagatgggaggaaaatgcatgaatgaggccaaaaatggctttggcgtgtttcttatgaggaaatgacaatataacatgataaaaagttccaaaatttagatttttaattatatggaacctttacaaaaactgttcagttaacttctcacctccgtcctcaatcttgtattttttagctataaaaccctctttggttccagaatgctatcaagtctgacaactggaaggaattgtactgactctgatggaacggacggggctgactctggaatgggcggggctgaccctggtgcagctccaccttctggtgcagctccacctttgtggttctgcagcgagcaccacttgaatatttctgcaagcctggtttatgcttctccgtcagctccgcaagggacagacacgcacggactgacggaagcgttttgctcttgtacttctccgtctcctggagagtgttgcaaagcaattgccctgcaggacaacagagggcgtagcgctgttctgtggtatcctgtcatgcatcggtccaagatcgtgtgtttatattgtgttttttgtgtatataagtgacttttaacagggacatatttgtctctcattctcccaccccttcatgcgctccccacctctaaacccacgtttcctgtcatttccgtccacaaataaaatgcttgctgcgcatcttttcactcctccagtcacgggagaattaaacgttcatatttttagagttttttcgcgaggtattcttcaagcttctccatgtctgcagctagttatcctcagctctctttgcaatggcggcgctgtaaacaacagcggcatcctgaccaatcacaagcttgcgtaatccgtctcgttcgacggatgtttaaaaaagtgggctcgactccgtacgtacttgcgtgccctacgcaagtacggataatggcgttgcgtgtctccgcactgacgcagacggagaagcataaatcaggcttacgttgaccaatagcgctgcgtttccaccagggggcagctgtcaatcatcgagcacgagcaggtctcagcgtgcacaacagtgtcatgcgcctcactcggcttactgcagaaacatggagcaacaaaaccccaaattaccgattcctcgactgccttccacatctcaaaaaacatttaaaaagtttaaaagcccttcttcaaaagtggctgtaagacgtttaagacagtcgagcagaatttacattggagattgttttacacacgatggagagattttcgtgatctacacggcctgaaaacggatgaagagttggcaaagtatcttttagacaggtaagttatttattgtttttcggataaatttacttataatctttatttcactgaaagaagtaatagaacaaacaagctttgtatgcttggtgtcctattggctaatgtagcattagcttgaatgctaagtcgacatgaatcgatgctagtcgaactatttatgctatatttggaagaagtatgagtaacgaaaggggattttagttttttgtttatatgggagctaatgattagtgtggcgtttaactataggccacatcagtatattgttttaagctcttgtttataacttccccgttagcggggttcagttagcatcttgaaagctgaattaggtgtttacactttcctgagctgcgtgtttgattaaaatgagtaatcagcagctcatgtagcacttgtagaagtctgaggagatgattcagcagttagaattaggtgtgattgatcaggaaccTATCCgaaaccttacgtttccattagcactgaaagacatattgtgctaacctgggtgggccacgtgtacagattactgagtttgtggtcttacctacagtaaaactccatattaaaataaaaggaatgataatcagctcgtgcaaaaatctgtgaaggctggggatacttgtttagcttgtgatcactaatttttgggctttgttttttacagtcatcagtccaaatatgaagcatcaacatctacaccattgaactgtgtatttctccaacaccagtgccagccctgtctagcattcatggagaatcatctgaaaggtaaatagctgcgtaaaaacctctaccaggaatattataattttgcctctgtttgttttaagttagtggtggattattttgaaaaaattctagaaatgggataatgaatgactataaaaaatgtatagaaataaatagtaaaactacattttatatagcgcctctcaagataaaactcttgagacacttcacaacaaaattaaacatattttaaaaaattatatttttatttcaaagtttatgagaaaaaaaataacacaattgtgtttttaaaatgtaaagagagacaggaaattatttgtaaagaaggaattcagtggatacagagaaatgcgtaataagtagagtgagaaaaataaggagagggtgatgatgacggccaatagacgaggtctattaccttcaaaatgacaaaatatgtattgattctaatcatattcttgtgcttgtattttattttcatagggatgataatttggaggaggtgatggaacaaggtgaaactaaaaaagaaggatcttcacaaatgtaagtacaaggttgtatctgtatttggctgtcacatttgtcaggaaaagtaaacaataattacttttttaggttatcttgtgtgggaattgaagcaaacattgacgaggaagagttcaacaatattcaaaactctgtgtaagtattcagatgttaataaaatgtgtctaattttccatactaaaaactttatattgtgtatgttcaggatagagtcatcagatgacacatggtcaccaaacagagaaccagaagttgattcgtcttcagaggaggacgaaaccatcgagatggacagcggtactgatgacagcggtgatgaggactacacaccttatacacacataaggtaattcttttcgtttaacattctataaaactgcaatagcgcatagttaataaaaaagcttttgttcacaggactggagcagcattacaaaaaacattacaacttgagactctgcaagaaattaacatagaggatacagttcatgactgtaatatcccagaagcaacggaccgacgtttgacaagcaagaaaggtcttcctcgacgctacaagctaaggcctgaggatccaaggcgttatgatttgctgtccggagttcctgcaccatcaacagaggaacttctacaacacctacggacttgcggtgatggtaaaataaaacattatctgccttacatcttccacacaatagtccattgctaattgagtttattttttatttacaggtaaaactttgccacagacataggtgttgggggaggcaagagtaaacccaaaaccttctttatatttgtttcctgtgttttttttttttgaaaataaagatatattttggggaaataaggactaataattaaaaaaatttatgtaaaatgttggaggtagacataattttttgttgttgtgcaggagttttaaaatttatggtatttttacaaatgcaacacagagttgtgctttagaagactttattagagcatcaaacaaaaatgtataaaaacaaacttatgtaaaatatcaaatatatacatttatttacaatcgtcttggaataaaaccagtgtagttaccattggggtcaggtAATTttgccaagtggtgctcgctgcagaaccacaaaggcggagctgcaccagaaggtggagctgcaccagagtcagccccgcccattccagaatcagccctgcccattccatcagagtcagtccaattccttccagttgtcagacttgatagcattctggaaccaaagagggtgttatagctaaaaaatgcaagattgaggatggagttgagaagttaattgaacagtttttgtaaaggttccatataattgaaaatctaacttttggaacttttaatcatgttatattgtcatttcctcataagaagcatgccaaagcaatttttagcctcattcatgcattttcctcccatctcagcttcaatttgttcacctcccccgaagcgggtctggtcttggttctcaaatctggatattctgtgaattttctgacaaattatttctgaaatgacctctactgagacaccgccgaaaaaccatacaacccatctcagagacacactaggaagcacaattagatgtaacgccgcatgacttataacagatgtggtggtgtagtggttatggagtcaggtttacatgcagttttgcgcaggttcgcgtcccattactgtaagttttaggtagtgtacaacctcttttcttcatttctagctaaacttgccagtactatgtttacaacaatttactggcatacagtttaacatataatgactaatgtgtttttttatttatttattcgtttatttagccagtgtgagtccatttgtgagcagagtttcaactaaaatgctgtttaggaacgaccaaattcaaagaacttttacagacataaa is drawn from Nothobranchius furzeri strain GRZ-AD chromosome 4, NfurGRZ-RIMD1, whole genome shotgun sequence and contains these coding sequences:
- the LOC139069747 gene encoding uncharacterized protein; translation: MQDTAVYRAKCIRDNNWTIYQILQEFPHLMSKGMDFLILHGDASSKLFETWLPIYAEKILYLSRREGKLISSLDGLTQDAIGELSLRQLPCLLPPTAYKLGRGHSAIMVRHTIEECNLAFIDHKPPGTNMVEYLHEAKATRPFPYVLTLGNDTQHVSQAFVIIAGQAVEHDTLLQAVDACFKAFFILDIEYPRQCEHVWKFLQTLHNATPPSMKSQEGSRN